One Thermoanaerobaculum aquaticum genomic region harbors:
- a CDS encoding HD domain-containing phosphohydrolase: MAKSGRVLVVDDQPANTEALAQALGPLGYEVWQALDGPTALLLAKERLPDVILLDLLMPGMDGFEVCQKLKEEPETRLLPVVVLTGLDSREARLKALEAGATDFLAKPFDLVELEVRVRNLVHYRRLIQDLDDAERMLFAVARAVEARDEGTGEHCDRLSHLAVWLGQKLGLNEDDLKALRRAGYLHDIGKIGIPDAILHKPGPLTPEEWKIMRSHVDIGVGICAPLRTLQPVLPIIRHHHERRDGSGYPDGLKGDEIPFLARVFQVVDVFDALTSSRPYRKALPPQEAVRILREETARGYWDPHIVEVFARSLEEAGYQVPTLALGGNRKVE; encoded by the coding sequence ATGGCGAAAAGCGGGCGCGTGCTCGTCGTTGACGACCAACCGGCTAACACCGAGGCATTGGCACAGGCGTTGGGGCCGTTGGGGTACGAGGTTTGGCAAGCCCTGGATGGCCCCACAGCCCTCTTGCTGGCCAAAGAGCGGCTGCCTGATGTGATCTTGCTCGACCTGCTCATGCCCGGCATGGACGGCTTTGAGGTGTGCCAAAAGCTCAAGGAGGAACCCGAGACCCGCCTTTTGCCGGTGGTGGTGCTCACCGGCTTGGACTCCCGGGAGGCCCGGCTCAAAGCTTTGGAAGCGGGCGCCACCGACTTTTTGGCCAAGCCCTTCGATCTCGTGGAGCTGGAGGTGCGCGTCCGCAACCTGGTGCACTACCGGCGGCTCATTCAGGATCTGGATGATGCCGAGCGCATGCTCTTTGCCGTGGCCCGGGCCGTGGAAGCCCGGGACGAGGGCACGGGGGAGCACTGCGACCGCCTGTCCCATCTGGCGGTTTGGCTGGGTCAAAAGCTCGGCCTTAACGAGGACGACCTGAAAGCCCTGCGCCGCGCTGGCTACCTTCACGATATCGGCAAAATCGGCATTCCCGACGCCATCCTCCACAAACCCGGCCCCCTCACCCCGGAGGAGTGGAAGATTATGCGCTCCCACGTGGACATCGGCGTGGGGATTTGTGCGCCGCTGCGCACTTTGCAACCGGTGCTCCCCATCATCCGTCACCACCACGAGCGCCGGGACGGCTCCGGCTACCCCGATGGGCTCAAGGGTGATGAGATCCCCTTTCTGGCGCGGGTATTCCAGGTGGTGGACGTCTTTGACGCCCTCACCTCCTCGCGCCCGTACCGCAAGGCCCTTCCGCCCCAGGAGGCGGTGCGCATTTTGCGCGAGGAAACGGCGCGCGGCTATTGGGATCCCCACATCGTGGAGGTTTTTGCCCGCAGCTTGGAAGAAGCGGGCTACCAGGTACCCACGCTTGCCCTTGGCGGAAACCGCAAGGTGGAGTAA
- a CDS encoding Do family serine endopeptidase has product MRPKRKSWLLAVMAVGVAGFAAGVVFTGGSNLSSSTQAQTAPAASASSPRTFPDFASLAERVMPAVLAVTTEDVISPRDLRRMHPDMDPFEFFFGPRALPKQKAFGAGSAFFISADGLALTNNHVVAGAEKIFVFTDDRTRFEAKVVGRDPATDLALIKVQGKGPFAFLPLGDSDALRVGEWVMAVGNPLGIGQTVTVGVVSGKGRTLNLSRTTMSFENFIQTDAAINRGNSGGPLINLKGEVVGINTAMNAGAENMGFAVPVNTAKAILPQLKEKGKVVRGYLGVNITDVTAEHQEAFNLPSREGALVHDVMEGSPAEKAGLKHGDVIVGINGKPIKSQRELIDTVASMPPGTKVELEIIREGKHKTLTATLAERKGEGEDEEEGESETPQEAAARLGLDVTDLNARLRRQFDIPNSVDGVLVQDVEDLSVADEAGIMPGDVILEVNGQAVDSVDEFNQKLEKLRSGQAVRLYLYRQGSKRFVVFRMP; this is encoded by the coding sequence ATGAGACCGAAACGGAAAAGCTGGCTTCTAGCGGTGATGGCCGTGGGCGTGGCGGGTTTTGCCGCCGGCGTGGTGTTCACGGGAGGGTCCAACCTGTCCTCCTCCACTCAGGCGCAAACCGCCCCAGCGGCCTCAGCTTCAAGCCCCCGTACCTTCCCCGACTTTGCCAGCCTGGCCGAGCGTGTGATGCCGGCGGTGCTGGCGGTCACCACCGAAGACGTGATTTCCCCCCGGGACCTGCGTCGCATGCACCCGGATATGGACCCCTTTGAGTTCTTCTTTGGACCTCGAGCGCTCCCCAAGCAAAAAGCCTTTGGTGCAGGGAGCGCGTTCTTTATTTCCGCCGATGGCCTGGCTCTTACCAACAACCACGTGGTAGCGGGCGCCGAGAAGATCTTCGTGTTTACCGACGACCGCACCCGCTTTGAAGCCAAGGTGGTGGGGCGCGATCCCGCCACCGATTTGGCGCTCATCAAGGTGCAGGGGAAGGGCCCCTTTGCCTTTTTGCCGTTGGGCGACTCCGATGCCCTGCGGGTGGGCGAGTGGGTGATGGCGGTGGGCAACCCCCTGGGGATTGGCCAAACTGTAACCGTGGGGGTGGTGTCCGGGAAGGGCAGGACCTTGAACCTCTCCCGCACCACCATGTCCTTTGAAAACTTCATCCAAACCGACGCCGCCATCAACCGCGGCAACTCCGGTGGGCCCCTCATCAACCTCAAGGGCGAGGTGGTGGGGATCAACACCGCCATGAACGCTGGTGCCGAGAACATGGGGTTTGCGGTACCGGTGAACACCGCCAAGGCCATCCTTCCGCAGCTGAAGGAAAAGGGCAAGGTGGTTCGTGGGTACTTGGGCGTCAACATCACCGACGTCACCGCCGAGCACCAAGAGGCGTTTAACCTGCCCTCCCGGGAGGGAGCGCTGGTCCACGACGTGATGGAGGGAAGCCCGGCGGAAAAGGCGGGGCTCAAGCACGGGGACGTCATCGTGGGCATCAACGGCAAGCCCATCAAGTCCCAGCGGGAGCTCATTGACACGGTTGCCTCCATGCCTCCGGGTACCAAGGTAGAGCTGGAGATCATCCGCGAAGGCAAGCACAAGACGCTCACCGCTACCCTTGCCGAGCGCAAAGGCGAAGGTGAGGATGAAGAAGAGGGGGAAAGCGAAACACCCCAGGAGGCAGCGGCTCGCCTGGGGCTGGACGTCACCGACCTTAACGCCCGCCTGCGCCGCCAGTTTGACATCCCCAACAGCGTGGACGGGGTCCTGGTGCAAGACGTGGAGGACCTCTCGGTGGCCGACGAAGCTGGCATCATGCCGGGTGATGTGATCCTGGAGGTCAACGGCCAAGCGGTGGACTCGGTGGACGAGTTCAACCAGAAGCTGGAGAAACTGCGGTCCGGTCAAGCCGTACGGCTGTACCTGTACCGCCAGGGAAGCAAGCGTTTCGTGGTGTTCCGAATGCCGTAA